The DNA region GCAGGTCGCCGCGCGGGATGAGCGCGACCAAGCGCTGGCGTGTGCGGATGACGACCTTGCCCAGGGCCACGCGCCCGGCCCGCGCGAGCGCTTCGCGCAGGAGAGCGTAGGCCTTGCGGCCGGCCTTCGTGGGCTCGAGGTAGTAGGGGCGCTCGAAGTATTCGGGGGCGATCTCCTCGGCGGATACGGCGGCGAGGATGTCGATCGTCTGCGTCGCCTCGACGTTGGCCGCCTTGAAGTCGCCGTCCTCGATGACGACCCAGCGCCCGGGCGTGACCTCGTGGCCCTTGACGATGCGGTCCCAGGGCACCTCCAGGCGAGGGTCCCGGCGATACAGGGCGTGGATCGGGTGTGGTTCGCCGGCGCATGGACCCGCTACGGCTTCCACGAAGACGGCATCCTCTCCGGCGTCAAGGTCGCCGAGGCGCTCGGCGCAACGCTCCCGTGGGGCGACGAGCTCGATTCGACCCGCACACGCGTGAGGCGGGGCGCACCGATCCCGATGATGGGCCAGACCCGGGCGCTGCTCTCCGGCGAGACGCCACTTTGGGCTGCCGAGGAGGGCGCATCCGACCGGGAGGAGCCTCGGACATGAGGTCCAGACTCTACGTCGGGCATCTGTGGCACGAGCGCAAGAGCCCGGTTCACAACGAGTTCCGTTACCCTATCTACTGCCTCGGGCTCGATCTGGACGAGATCGATGCGCTCGATGCCAAGCTGCGTGTCTTCTCCTACAACCGCCCCGGCCTGGTGTCGTTTTGGGATCGCGATCATGGGCCGCTGGATGGTTCGCCACTCAAGCCGTGGATCACTGAGGTCGTAAGTCGCGTCGGCATCGACCTGACCGGAGGGCGAGTCGTTCTCCTGACTCTCCCAAGGGTCTTCGGCACCGGCTTCTACCCGGTGTCTTTCTGGTACTGCTTCGGCGCTGATTCGACGCCTCTTGCGGTACTGGCCGAGGTGCAGAACACCCACCGCGACCACCACAACTACCTGCTCCACAACAACGGCGCACCGTTCGATTGGGACTCCAAGCCCACTGCCACCAAGGTCTTCTACGTCTCGCCGTTCATTCAGATCGAAGACGTGGAGTACGACTTCCACTTCTCGCCGCCCGGCGATGATCTCTCGGTCGTCATCCGCGATACCGTCGAGGGCACGCACATCTTCACGGCGGCGATCAAAGTGCGCGCACATGAGCTTACGGACTCCGCGCTCATCCGCACGGTCGCAAGTCACGGTCCGGTGAGCGGCGTGGCCCTCATCAGGATCCACTGGCAAGCACTCAAGCTGATCGCCAAGAAAGTCCCCTTCCACCAACGCGTACCCGCCCCCTCCGAGAGGACATCACTGTGATGTCAGCGCCGCACCGATCCAGCCGAACCATTCCAGGCCCGCTGCACCTTGCAGCAGGCGCGGTGCTGCGGAGGGTCCGGTGTGGTGATGTCACCATCGAGCTTCCGGACGGAGGGCAGCATCGGTTCGCAGGACCCCAGCCTGGGCCTTCGGCGTTCCTAAAAATCCACGACAATGCCGTTGTCCGCCGAATCATCTCAGGCGGCACCATCGCAGTCGCGGAAACCTACATGGACGGCCTGTGGGACTCGCCAGACCTTGGAGCCGTGTTGGACTTCGGGCATGCGAACCTCTCGGCAGGTTGGGTCGCCAACGTCCCACCGATCATGCGGCCGTTCCATCGGCTCTGGCATCAGAAGCGCGACAACGATCCGAGCGGCGGAGCGAAGCGCAACATCGCCTACCACTACGACCTGGGCAACGACTTCTACAAACTGTGGCT from Actinomycetota bacterium includes:
- a CDS encoding DUF1365 domain-containing protein, with translation MRSRLYVGHLWHERKSPVHNEFRYPIYCLGLDLDEIDALDAKLRVFSYNRPGLVSFWDRDHGPLDGSPLKPWITEVVSRVGIDLTGGRVVLLTLPRVFGTGFYPVSFWYCFGADSTPLAVLAEVQNTHRDHHNYLLHNNGAPFDWDSKPTATKVFYVSPFIQIEDVEYDFHFSPPGDDLSVVIRDTVEGTHIFTAAIKVRAHELTDSALIRTVASHGPVSGVALIRIHWQALKLIAKKVPFHQRVPAPSERTSL